In Erigeron canadensis isolate Cc75 chromosome 1, C_canadensis_v1, whole genome shotgun sequence, a single window of DNA contains:
- the LOC122596472 gene encoding ethylene-responsive transcription factor ERF062-like: MENHELLPNICSYLRQTTEASQTFSVCDVSNPVIGLTSHETSGRNTGDTCPKSYIMTPNNGGSGIPLNFIESFPQNSEPYMGSFTNTSMLSPNLSMWLNEPKLVANLPPVVNWLKINQNSTNDASDHSWRCTTSAQTMKYTRSRGVINTTFERNQICSPRRIFRGVRQRHWGKWVAEIRLPRNRTRVWLGTYVTAEEAAIAYDTAAYMLRGDCAHLNFPNLKNQLKASSRNGSIVALLEAKLQAVSKGVVAKTKANDIAPQSPELGLSEMPTIEGGLEVDVAVPPNAGEGVQLSRIPSLDMDIIWDALLVSDT; this comes from the coding sequence ATGGAGAATCACGAGCTTCTTCCAAATATTTGTTCTTATTTACGTCAAACTACAGAAGCTTCACAAACCTTTTCTGTTTGTGACGTCTCAAACCCTGTAATCGGGCTCACAAGCCACGAGACTAGCGGTCGCAACACTGGTGATACTTGTCCAAAATCATATATTATGACACCAAACAATGGTGGCTCTGGCATTCCACTAAACTTTATTGAATCCTTCCCACAAAATTCTGAACCATATATGGGTTCGTTCACCAACACCTCAATGTTGTCTCCAAACTTGAGCATGTGGTTGAACGAACCCAAACTCGTAGCCAATTTGCCACCAGTGGTAAATTGGCTCAAGATCAATCAAAACTCAACAAACGACGCTAGTGATCATTCCTGGCGGTGCACTACTAGTGCTCAGACTATGAAATACACTAGGAGTAGAGGGGTTATTAACACAACATTCGAAAGGAACCAAATTTGCTCACCAAGGAGGATATTTAGAGGAGTAAGACAAAGGCATTGGGGAAAATGGGTAGCCGAGATCAGGTTACCACGAAACAGGACACGGGTGTGGCTTGGGACATATGTTACAGCAGAAGAAGCTGCCATTGCATATGATACAGCTGCATATATGCTAAGAGGTGATTGTGCACACTTAAACTTTCCTAATCTAAAGAACCAACTGAAAGCTAGCTCGAGAAACGGGAGCATTGTAGCTTTACTAGAAGCAAAGTTGCAAGCTGTCTCTAAAGGTGTGGTGGCCAAAACAAAGGCTAATGACATAGCACCACAATCGCCAGAGTTAGGATTATCTGAAATGCCTACGATAGAAGGTGGGTTGGAGGTGGACGTAGCGGTGCCACCAAATGCAGGGGAAGGGGTTCAGCTCAGTAGAATCCCGTCTTTGGATATGGATATAATTTGGGATGCACTTCTGGTTTCCGatacataa